Proteins encoded together in one Labrus bergylta chromosome 20, fLabBer1.1, whole genome shotgun sequence window:
- the slc51a gene encoding organic solute transporter subunit alpha, giving the protein MSNGSNPTVDPRCMQMPPHAIDIILKLDIFGLILYSVLTFMAAVSMLVYIEECIYIYRKVPNNKKSVIIWVNGAAPVIGAMSCLGMWIPRATMFTDMFSACYFSIVVFKFLILMVEEVGGDEGFLKRAGKHKLKISTGPCCCCCLCLPYVAITRRSLFLLKLGSFQFALLKPVFTILSIVLWTNGTFDLADLNITGSAIWINPFVGILTIIALWPVAIMFINLRTALRTLKIIPKYAMYQLVLVLSQLQTAIINILALKGTIACAPPFSAAARGYMLSQQLLILEMFIITLVTRLLYRRQYDPLPEEEEEHDDNENTKMAPVP; this is encoded by the exons AGTTGGACATCTTCGGCCTCATCCTGTACTCTGTGCTCACCTTCATGGCTGCAGTGTCCATGCTGGTCTACATAGAGGAGTGTATCTACATCTATAGGAAAGTGCCCAACAATAAGAAGAGTGTTATCATCTGGGTGAATGGGGCAGCACCG GTGATTGGCGCCATGTCGTGTCTGGGGATGTGGATCCCCAGAGCCACCATGTTTACTGATATGTTCTCTGCCTG ttatttttcCATCGTGGTGTTCAAGTTCCTGATCCTGAtggtggaggaggtgggtgGTGATGAGGGCTTCCTGAAACGAGCGGGGAAACATAAACTGAAGATCAGCACAgggccctgctgctgctgctgcctatGCCTTCCATATGTTGCCATCACACG GCGCTCCCTCTTCCTGCTCAAACTAGGCTCCTTCCAGTTTGCCCTCCTGAAGCCAGTCTTCACTATCCTTTCCATTGTCCTCTGGACCAACGGGACTTTTGACCTGGCCGAT TTGAACATAACCGGATCTGCAATATGGATCAACCCCTTTGTCGGCATCTTGACAATCATCGCACTGTGGCCTGTAGCCATCATGTTCATAAACCTGAGGACTGCCCTGCGCACACTCAAGATCATCCCCAAGTACGCCATgtaccag cttGTGCTGGTCCTGAGCCAGCTGCAAACAGCCATCATCAACATCTTGGCCTTAAAGGGAACCATAGCCTGCGCGCCGCCCTTCTCCGCCGCAGCCAGAGGATACA TGTTGAGTCAGCAGCTTTTGATCCTGGAGATGTTCATCATCACGCTTGTAACACGTCTGCTGTACCGTCGACAGTATGATCCTttacctgaagaagaagaagaacacgaCGACAATGAAAACACCAAAATGGCTCCAGTGCCTTGA